The DNA window TGGAAACCAATAGATTATGAGGTGTGGATGCTCGGAGTAACGCTGCGAGAGCGGGTTGATTTCCTCCAGCGACGGCGTAATGAATCGCTGTGAATCCACGTTTATCTCGAACTAGATGGTCAGCTTTATGCTTCAACAGGTATTGCACACACCTAAGTCGAGAAAATTGCGTTCGGCGATCGTTACGCCGATTGTGGAAAACAAAATCATTTAATGTCGGATACCAAGTTCATTGGTAGTTATTACAAAATTAGAATACGATGTGTTTTTTCATAGTAGTTTTACCCACAAGGCAGTTTGCATGTGTGTTGCTGGATGGTAcagtttaatttcaattactgATAGTTTTGCCACTAATGAGTAGTACGAAAGATTAGCTTTACATACCGCGCTTCAGAGTCCGAGGGATCAGCGGCTGCAGCTGCGAGATGCAAGGGTGTTGCACCCTCTGTGTCCTGAGCGTTGACGTCACTGACAAATCCCACTAGAGTGAAAACACAGAGATAATGACCCTGGCCTGCGGCGTAATGGAGTGCAGATCTGTTTTGATTGTCTGGCAATCGAAAATTGGCCCCGCTCGAAAGTAATAAGTCCAAGCACTCGACCGATCCCTGGATTAGATAAGATATTAATTTACCTATCTGTCTCTTTAGTTCAAAGACAAATAAAATGTGTCAATGAtggggaaaatttttgaagctTGCGTGGCAGGGATAATTCTTGTTATATGGTGTACATACAGGTGTTGGAATGAGAATGAAAACTTGCAGGACAGAGACTTTGGACATATAATCTGAATTGATTAATTTGCGGCCATACTTTGAAAGCAGCCAAGTGTAACGGTGTTCGACCTTTGATATCCCTAGAATCCATACGCCGACTGTCCGCTTGTAATAGCTTTCTGCAGACCTGAAAAAATGGGCATAGTACATTTCTGCGATTGTTGCGAAAGTACATTTATTCTGTATTGTACCTCTATATGCCCTGCGAGACAGCTAAGATGAAGAGGTGTTCTCTGATCGGAGTTTCGTGCCGCTGGTGAGGCGCCGCGCTCAAGTAAGGTAGTCGAGAGACATTCGTGCCCGTACCTAGTGGAGAGAATTTTTGCTCAATCAAAGGACAAAATTGTGCTGGAACTAACAAAGTATTCATTGGACCTCAAATATTTCCTACAGATATAACTGATAAATACCACGCCGCGATATGCAAAGCTGTGTTTCCATTCTTATCACGGGTGTCAACCGACGCTCCTCTGTCCAGTAGACTCTTGGAGCGTGTAAAACGACCGTGAATGGCGGTCACATGCAACGGAGTACGACCATCCTGAGATTGAACGTTGATTTGGGCACCAGAAAATAGTAAAACCTCCAAACATTCGACACCATGCACACTGGCGGCAGCAACGTGTAGTGGTGTTTGACCACGGTAATTCAATGCCTCTAGGAAAAGGATAGACGTAATATCGCTTTATATTGATTTTTGGAGGTCACACGTTCTTTGATTATGCAATTTCTGATCCAATTGAAAGTTGTTTTCTAATTGGGACAAGCTTTGTACCAGCTTACCAATATTTGCGTTGTGGTTGATCAATTCCGTCACAGTGTTCGCATGCCCATTAAAGCAGGCTATGTGCAATGGCGTATTTCCATACACATTCTTTGCCTCAATATCTGCTCCGGCGGCAATGATTATACGGACGCAGTTCACTTTTCCTGAAGCAACGGCGGCATGCAGCGGAGTATATAATTCACGATCCTTGGCAAAAGAGGTTGATGTTTATTGTAATGCGATAATGGGAGtgtatataaattatgaattcgATATTGAGATGTTATTGAGTATTTGTGACGTTTGTGAAATCAGGGTTGcttgtattaatttttggGGAACAAAAACTTGATCTGTACCTTAACATCGACCGATGCCGTGTTTTCCACTAGTAATTTGACAATAGCATCGTGACCCATGTGGGCGGCGTAATGCAAGGCTCTCCGATCTTTCTTGTCGCAAGCGTTGAGAATGCACCCGGGTTGAGATACTAAAAGCTTCGTCATTTCAAAGTGTCCATTGTAGGCGGCATGATGTAAGCTCGTTCTTCCACCCCTAAACAACAGTTTCAACAGACTGTACTTACATTGTCTAAATTTTAAATGTGATAATATAAGAATGAATAAGTtaagaagtaaaaataatgttgaacAACTAATTTTGTTAGCACTGTTAGCTGTTGGCAATAAAAATAGTTACATCAAAGCAATTAGAATATTCGATGGTCTACCAAATGATCTAAAAACGTTTCAAACTGATAAAAGAAATtctaagaaaaaattaacagatTCGATTAGATTTAATAtatagtaattaaaaaataactcaAGGTTGTAACTGTTGACACATGGATATTAAATAGCATATTGCTATATGATCAGATGAATACCCTCTAAATCAAACCAGTAGGTATTTAGTTGTTATATTTAGTATTTAGGTCagtagtattattatttctcagaTCTATGTATAGGTGATTTCAGTTATATATTACACCTCTACAAGGTTTTACTTTGCAAAATCTATATCTACACTGAGAAATGTTTggtcaaataaataaatgtaagtaaatgaaaatgtcACACCAGTCAAGTAATTTATGATTACTAAAAGAATAAATAGTCAAAAAACAAACCACTAACCTGTCTGTGACGTTTATGTTTTGCAGAGGGATGAGACTCTCTGCGCATTGTATCGCATTATTAGCAGCAGCGACGTGCAGCGGTGTTTGCCAATTGCGGTCACGAATATTCACATCTGCCTCATACATCAGCAGTACATTAACGGCGCCCCAATTACCTGAACGGCAGGCTCGGTGCAACGGTGTTAGCCATCTGTTGTCTTTTTGGCTGACAAATGCTCCCCAAGTTATTAACGACTGTACGACGGCTGGATCTCCCCTGCGCAGAGTCAGAGTTTATTCGTTATGTCCCACTGCCACAGGATATCTTTATGATTATAAGCTTTACACGTCGACCCTAATATATTGTTTGTTTGAACCAAACGATGCAGTACTGAAGGAATATGTAAAAATAGTACGATGGGAGTATGGGTTAGTGGGAATAAATATTATCTCAAAGAGAAGATCTGAAAGAGATGAAAAGAGTAGCGATAAAAAGACCAGAAGATGCAAGACGTCATACTGGTGATAATGCTGACACAATGATAAGGGCAGATAATAAGTCATTCGTAACTCTCGAGGACATTCAGCGTTAGCGGTAGACTTCTAGGCTTATAGACTATCGAGTTCAAACCAGAATAGATGAAAGATATGGTAGAGTGACATATTTAAATGCATCGCTCTGATCGATTGGACACACACGGTTGTGTCAAAGTAGATGCGTAACTTACATGTAAGCAGCTGCGTGTAGAGGAGATCGTTGTTCAGAATCTCTCGAATTTACACCAACTTGTTGCACCAGCAAAGCCTTAACCTCTTCCAGGTTGCCATTGAATATAGCTTGGATCAAGGGTGGCTGAAAATGCGAAACAATATTTATGAAACTAAATGAGTCATACTGAATAATTCTGACTAGTGGTCAtattggtaaatttttcatttcaggtATCCATATGTTGGTCTGAGTATCGAAGATACATCTGTTTTCGTGTTAACGGGATGTACTCAAATTTTGAGTTGTCTGGTCAAGTTTGACTAATATATTGTCTTGATATCTATACTCGATCGCATCTGCGATATATAAAGATTTTACCGGTCAGCCAATGATCAGGTGCgtaacttgaaaatttcacattgaTTCTGCTCACCATTAAATTACTGTACTTTTCTTGCAATTACAAGGATCCTGGCAAGTCACACTGAATGAACAATATTCAGAAATGATTTGCCCCAGTTGCCTTAATACGAGTTTGCCTGGCAACCGTTGTGATTGACTTTATTCAAACATATAAATCTATCTCCGATTACAAGTATGCAGGTAATTTGAATCTGCGTCTAAATTAAAAGGGCAAAACTTTACTTTATGTAGAGATGGACCCTAACCTAAAAGATGTAGTTTCGTTTGATATTGGTAACAATTTTCTGCCACACCTTTGAAACTCACCTCGTCGCGAAACATTTTTAACATGTTTGTCAACTAATCAACGTTCATAAGACGCATCCGAAAGTTATTGACAATTAAGTAAACAAACTGTTATCTGCTGTCACGTACCGCACATtggaaaagtgaaatttgaattctcgTCGCATACGAGTTTCCCGATTTCAATAACAAATTGAACGATGAAACAGTAATTACTTGTTTTCCACGATCGACTCATGAAAATTTTAGACGGAGACCAACGGTAAATGGTATCCGAAACCACACTTGTGTGACAAGAATTTCCAGtaaattgttcattttttatttttattgcaattgACTATCAATTTAGCCTCAAGCACAGTCGCGTTCACCGCGTGACAGAAGAGCGATGGTGATTCATACAGGACACACAAGAGAGTCCACGCTCGGATTTTTGGCATAGAGATAATATTGAGGTAGACTGAGCAAGGCGTCGAAAACCCGAAACGCGCAAGGAAGGAGGGGCGCCATTCAAAAGCAAGCTAGACAAAAATAGAGAGTTGCCAGCGGAGCTCCTTCTCTTTGTATGCGGGACTTTAGTTTCTACTTACACGCGTGCCCATAccattgaaatataataatcataGACATGTAATCACTGAACtctatattataatattataatatagatataatataacaGTACTGGAACGCTCATTACGTGGCTCGGTATACGGCCATAGATTTATCGAGAAAGACTGCGTGGTCTGAGCACCGAGCTGAGACCCTAATTAGAAAGAGAAAGTAACAGCGGCATCGTACCTCTCACTCTAATCGGTGACTTGGCGGGAGAAACACCTAGCTTATACATGTTATGCTCTTCCCGGCTGGCGGCTGCTCCTCACTCCTTCGACCGTGCAGCAGAGAGGTCGGATCCCACTATTGCTTTCTCATTTTAATTAGGGCTTCAGCTCGGTGCACGGATCGCGCAGTCTATCTCTATAAGTCTATGTATATGGCTCGCCTTCAGGAGAAAGAAATAGCTTGGAAGTGAAGTTCTATCTCTCTTGAACCGATACAGTCTTTTAAAAAGTTTGTACACCGGAGATTAGTGCCCCTTTTGCACGCGTTTTGTTTTGCAAATCAGTGACATTACATTTTTGCTTAGACTGTCCCTCGTATGCGCAGTGGCCAGTAGAAAGACGCAACACTTCACCTCCGATGTATTATAGGGACTGTCCTCCAAGCTATCACTCTTTCTGGAACCCTCGCTGCCGCAGTGAGCGTTTATTTTATCTCCTATCAGAGAACACTTACCGTGGCGAAGTGCCGCAGTCGTCGTCGAAACTGAATAAATTGATGGCATAACAAAGGATAAAACTGCAgcatgaataaatatttgacgaACTTTGTAAGCTTGCAATTTACTGCAAAACATTGTCTATCATCTACTACTCAGCAGACACAGTTATGTAACCTTAAAGTAACATTTATCAGTTATCAAACCCAATATACCATGTTACATAGCTGTTTAGTTCCTAGTTACCGTCGCGTTACGTATAACTTCCCGCTCAGTTCAGGGTGACAAACAGTAATTTAACATACATGTAAGCATGTTATATTTCCAAAATCTAACAGTAGCATCGCAGTTAGGTGATGGATAGGTGGGTAGTAACATATCTTACATAACCTTGTGATAAATATGTTAGTGGGCCTGTTTGGGCTTTAAACCTCAACTTGAATCGATTGAGAAGAATCCGCGCACAAACTCGAGCGAATATACCCAGAGGTTCGGTATTTTCACTGGACTTTTGTGGGAAATTCTTTTCAATGGAATTCGAGTGAAGCTTTTTATATTTGTACCATACACTTGAAATTATCTACCACCGTATCGTCCGTGCGATCAGGaagtatgtacatacacactTTTAAGTCAACAATGTAGCCAGAGTTGAGTCGGAAATAAAGTCCTGTATGCaacacaggaataaaagtCGATTATTCGCTTGTTGCCTAATACTATTATACATTACTACAGTACTGGTTCGAGCAACGGTGCATGTTTGCGTATGCTGCTTATTGAAGTAGgtacatttgaaaataaaatatattgaatgGATACTAATAAAGCTATTCGGTCCAAACGGATGAAACAGAACTCAAATTATGTATACCTATCCGCTATCGGGAGATTGTATGGAAATCAAATTACACTACCAGCCCGCGAGCGGGCAACTCTAATGACAAGCCATTAATTTCTTCTTCGGTAGCAGCCATCAGTTAGCGGTTTTCCGCTCGCGGGGCGTAGTGTGATATTCCGTTTTCACTTAATCTATAATTCTGAATGAAGATGTACGTACGCAATGGATTCGATTATACTCACCCATACTCAATGAAACGGGAAATTCGCGAAACAGGTATCATTCTTCGTCATCTAACTTAATCGGATAGGGATAAAAGACGAAATTATAGTTGTACGCagtcatgaaataatttatgcaGAAGATTTATGCCCTTTTCTTGGAGTCTCGTCCGAGTCTTCTTATGGCTTTGCCTTTGTAATCAATTTTCCATATGTACGTCATCAGGGGGCGACGAAGGGGCGTGAAAAGTGCTACGTGAGGGTGCGGTCGTCTCGGCTGAACTTTTCTAATTGACCCACCGAGCCAAACGAAGTGACTTCGTGTAGCGGATCAACCGCTGTATGAGGATTGCCACCCACTCTTCCTGAGCAAGAATGGCCcacttcaaaaaatatttcctgtATGTAGTATGGATCATGCATGTACGCCTCATGTAGATAAGTATTATCCAGACACCAAATCACAGTATCCACTGGACCTCCTGAAACGAGTCCGATTATACGATACGTATATTACCGAAGCTCCGGTAGCTTATTAAAACGACTGACTTGCCAGACCGTAGAGTCGGGAATGTACGATGAATGGGACCCTGGTGCATCGTAAATGTTGTCCAATTACTGCTGATATCGCGTTTCTCGTGTTAAATGAAATTTGCACTTCAGTAGTATTAGTCGGAGACGTCATTTCGTAATTCTGTAGGTAATTTAAGTAAGTGCAGGTAGTGATAATACactgtcaaaaaattcacGGCGTCAATAAGAGTCTACACCGATTagtgtaaaattaaacatcaGCGGTGTAAATCGTTCGATTCTTGACACCAAGTGGTCTTAAAATTAACACCAAAACGGTGTAGACTTCTATAGAATATTTTCGGTATTACATTTAACACCGCATTTCTAACAGTGTAAGCAAACAGTCAAGATAAAAGGTTCGGTCGCACAAAACTATCAATAACATTCTTCACAAGTGGCTTTGGGGTCGGACAGTAATTTAACATTGATGTAAAAGGATCGTATGCACGTCTATTTCAGCCGAAGCGTACATCGGTACATGCAACATTTTTCTGACCCGTTACACACGTACGATCATCCAACGATACGATGGCGTTGACGTTGAGATTCTTTGTTCCAAATGGCAAAATTCCATTCTACTGTAAATTGTATCGTGACTGTCTATCGAAAGAGCCCCTTATCAATTACACGGATACCGCCAGTGCCAACACATGTACAACTTTCACCCGACGATGAGCCAAATATAATGGACAAATGCTGCGATCCTTTCAAGGGACACAGACTTTACGTGCAACTTGGTAATGTGTTGAAACAAGTTGTCCCTGAATAAAGATTGAAATTCCAAAAGATGTCAGCGAAATTGATATATGCCATTTTATATCCACCGATCGCTTTCTAAACGATATTGGTAATggaattggaaattttttcacagaaattaAGCTGGTACTGCTGTTAGAGGGGCTCAATTGCCTTCTGTTTAAATTTGTTCATGGTTAAACACGGAGCAGCTGCAGAGGAAGTGATATTTCAAGCTACAGTGTTTCCGATCGATTGTATATTCATTGTGACGGAGCACGGTCGATTGTGTTTACcgattatgtatatatatggactaggtacatacatatcaGGTTGACATGGGACAAAGAGATGCCGGacggtatttgaaaattcctgGTACGAAATTGGAGAAAACATCCCATTTATAGAAGGTAGCAAAGGCCCGAGAACTTGTATCCTCAGGTGCCTGACCGGTACAATTAAAATATCTCCAGGCATTGTTACTCGTTAACTCGGGGAACCTGAAATTAGTTACAAGTCCAGCACATCGTCGAAACATGGTCAGCACGTTCGCTGCAGATAATTCAACTgttgttgagtcaaattacTGGCGATGTGCTAAAACTTAAGATCAACCTCTGAGGAGGTTACACGAAGTTTCGTCGGTAGCAAACGAGTTAAAACCCTAGAGGACGGGTAAATGGGacatgaaatgaaataataaagatGGACACGTTCAAATCAACCGCAGTAAAGATAAGGGGTATTCAAACGACTGACAATCGGAGATTCCACAGCTTCTCTCTCCTTGTCAGCCCCGAATCTCCCAGAGTTTTGTCAGTTATCTTAATTAGATCTGAATCTGCACGTGACAGGGCGCTCAGTCTTGGTAATAGTGGCTTCGCGGCGAATTCAACCGATAAGAACCACCCACGACCAGGACCTCGAAATTTGCCTCTCCTCGGCTGGTGGCTGTCACTTGATCTGCGGCGACGCCACGCCGGCTCACGCGCGTATTTCTGTGTTACGTCATACGATTTCAACTCCGACTACCATCGCTCGGCTGGGGAGAGGCCATGAATTAATACTCACCTGTCGACGCGCATACGCAGGTTATGATTGACAACTCGTCGCACACGTTTGATCTCGACTGTGTAAGCTGCTTCGTCCTCGTTAGGTAGATCCCTGGTGGATTCCATCCCACTGAAATTGAACTCAATTTACATTCATAGATATCACTTCGATTATACTTTGATTTCACGGTGtggttacaaattttttaccctgCATTTTCACTGTAATTGCATTAAAAGCGAACCAAAATCCTACCAAAATattactgaaataaaaattttccattccaCCGCTAGAATATCACTGAAATGGAAAAGATTTCTTACTCAGCTGAAATTACACTGAATTCTAAATTCATACTTATAACTGAAATCACACTTGAAATCtactgaaattaaataatgcgcatatattttattttaaaaaaaacaaaaaacttatAGTGGTATTTTGATGATACCAGAGTGGATTTTTCGAGTTTAATTTTGGTAAAACCGCagtacaaaaatttcacaactaCACCGAAGAATTGAGTGGAATTTGTGTGATTACTTGGAACTTTACTCTAATACCACTGATTTTAGGATCtacgaaaaaaatgttgtaataACACGGTGAGACCGAATTCGCTAGGGCGAGCTCAGCATCAGCATCATCCATCCCAAGTGTAAAGCGGGAAGTATTAAAGAAATCGGTACATCCCCTATGTTATTCATTAATGCCTTAACCATCCGGCAAACTATTTTCGGtctgaaacaaaatgcgagtttgATTCTGattctataaatattttgcGACAATGCCTAGCGATTCATTCACGTCAGCTGTATCGCaagtcattgtcacataattcgtatagaatcggagtcgcattttgtttcagatcGAAAACCAGTTAGTCGGAAGGTCAAAGcataaatgaatattactcTACATggatgtatgtacgtacctacgtatacaCACACCCACACAAGCCGCGCCGATTAACGTTTTGCAATGCAGATGCCTGAACGAGAGAGAATCGCTTCGCCGGAAAATTCAGTTTCCttgattgattaaaaaattgacgacAGATGGCAGGATAAGAAGGGTACATACATACAGATGAAAAGCTGCGGCGGATAGAAGATCGTAAAAGTATCCATGGCAACCCAACCTCTGACGTCGGTCTTTCATCCGCAATTCTTTACGCTTGACCATTAAATGATATAGGTATGACGCTGGGTGATTTGCTGCCTCAACACTCGTCGATACTCGATTCGGAACAACTGCGAGGATGCAGGACTTGTTCTGCCGTATCGAGTATTCAGACCGATGACAGCTGTTATCGATTTCTGCAAGGCATAACGACATTACGTCCGTTCGTTCGCGGTACCTATCATTTATTACTAGCTATTACGATAACGTTTCGATTCGTTCTGGTGCGTGATTCTCATTAAGAGCCAACCACGGGGACGAGACTGGATCGTGTCTGTAATACTCACTTAcacaaatttttctagttttgtTCACCGAAATAGTCTCAATACGATTAAATGATAGGGTTTATATACCACCACTCGTCCAATATTGGCTCGACGTAATCGAAAGATATATTGCACATAAGACAAAGGTATTTAAGTCCTTCGAACAAAAGGGTTTGGCACCGCAATGGGAAGGGTTCTGTTGCAATTGCAAAATAAGATTTGC is part of the Neodiprion virginianus isolate iyNeoVirg1 chromosome 5, iyNeoVirg1.1, whole genome shotgun sequence genome and encodes:
- the LOC124305535 gene encoding serine/threonine-protein phosphatase 6 regulatory ankyrin repeat subunit A-like isoform X2, which produces MPPLIQAIFNGNLEEVKALLVQQVGVNSRDSEQRSPLHAAAYMGDPAVVQSLITWGAFVSQKDNRWLTPLHRACRSGNWGAVNVLLMYEADVNIRDRNWQTPLHVAAANNAIQCAESLIPLQNINVTDRGGRTSLHHAAYNGHFEMTKLLVSQPGCILNACDKKDRRALHYAAHMGHDAIVKLLVENTASVDVKDRELYTPLHAAVASGKVNCVRIIIAAGADIEAKNVYGNTPLHIACFNGHANTVTELINHNANIEALNYRGQTPLHVAAASVHGVECLEVLLFSGAQINVQSQDGRTPLHVTAIHGRFTRSKSLLDRGASVDTRDKNGNTALHIAAWYGHECLSTTLLERGASPAARNSDQRTPLHLSCLAGHIEVCRKLLQADSRRMDSRDIKGRTPLHLAAFKGSVECLDLLLSSGANFRLPDNQNRSALHYAAGQGHYLCVFTLVGFVSDVNAQDTEGATPLHLAAAAADPSDSEARCVQYLLKHKADHLVRDKRGFTAIHYAVAGGNQPALAALLRASTPHNLLVSTAPFTTTTADGDHPQCPALTPLHLAAHYGHGEILRLLLPLFPNTNIKEETGKTPLDLASYQGHKQCVQLLLRCGAVVSVQDSITRRTPVHCAAAAGHSECLILLLENTEDPSVVDRCDAKQRTALALAVANAHLDCAILLLKYKADCNLPDINKHTPLFRAAIQGLHHRLGDLLLENGAIVAVQDGNGKTPLHLAAACGRRSVLAALIAADPKAATLKDDQGCNVLHWACYNGHSDCVAYLLEQNVIDSLEGNPFSPVHCAVYQGSTNCLISLIRKFGGRAVATPRDTLGGRLPLHVAASAGSAECARLILTAVGSEEAGLETPDCEGRTPLLSAAATGQCNAIELLLEWQANVRAVDANKNTALHLACQRRQSPAALVLLDHINSICVEDENLQEQQLHRAAIINMANKQLRTPLHLAARNGLVSVTRRLLQQGASVVAVDADGLTPALACAPNPTVSRCLATILAANGQNWNADQPTSIQQTSEAYLKSRSGDSQHSSDSEFY
- the LOC124305540 gene encoding uncharacterized protein LOC124305540 — its product is MNVRRGATGDIPMEYTPGKIDNSCHRSEYSIRQNKSCILAVVPNRVSTSVEAANHPASYLYHLMVKRKELRMKDRRQRLGCHGYFYDLLSAAAFHLGMESTRDLPNEDEAAYTVEIKRVLFRSEDVKKFCTYSSYIQA
- the LOC124305535 gene encoding serine/threonine-protein phosphatase 6 regulatory ankyrin repeat subunit A-like isoform X1 codes for the protein MLKMFRDEPPLIQAIFNGNLEEVKALLVQQVGVNSRDSEQRSPLHAAAYMGDPAVVQSLITWGAFVSQKDNRWLTPLHRACRSGNWGAVNVLLMYEADVNIRDRNWQTPLHVAAANNAIQCAESLIPLQNINVTDRGGRTSLHHAAYNGHFEMTKLLVSQPGCILNACDKKDRRALHYAAHMGHDAIVKLLVENTASVDVKDRELYTPLHAAVASGKVNCVRIIIAAGADIEAKNVYGNTPLHIACFNGHANTVTELINHNANIEALNYRGQTPLHVAAASVHGVECLEVLLFSGAQINVQSQDGRTPLHVTAIHGRFTRSKSLLDRGASVDTRDKNGNTALHIAAWYGHECLSTTLLERGASPAARNSDQRTPLHLSCLAGHIEVCRKLLQADSRRMDSRDIKGRTPLHLAAFKGSVECLDLLLSSGANFRLPDNQNRSALHYAAGQGHYLCVFTLVGFVSDVNAQDTEGATPLHLAAAAADPSDSEARCVQYLLKHKADHLVRDKRGFTAIHYAVAGGNQPALAALLRASTPHNLLVSTAPFTTTTADGDHPQCPALTPLHLAAHYGHGEILRLLLPLFPNTNIKEETGKTPLDLASYQGHKQCVQLLLRCGAVVSVQDSITRRTPVHCAAAAGHSECLILLLENTEDPSVVDRCDAKQRTALALAVANAHLDCAILLLKYKADCNLPDINKHTPLFRAAIQGLHHRLGDLLLENGAIVAVQDGNGKTPLHLAAACGRRSVLAALIAADPKAATLKDDQGCNVLHWACYNGHSDCVAYLLEQNVIDSLEGNPFSPVHCAVYQGSTNCLISLIRKFGGRAVATPRDTLGGRLPLHVAASAGSAECARLILTAVGSEEAGLETPDCEGRTPLLSAAATGQCNAIELLLEWQANVRAVDANKNTALHLACQRRQSPAALVLLDHINSICVEDENLQEQQLHRAAIINMANKQLRTPLHLAARNGLVSVTRRLLQQGASVVAVDADGLTPALACAPNPTVSRCLATILAANGQNWNADQPTSIQQTSEAYLKSRSGDSQHSSDSEFY